In the genome of Arabidopsis thaliana chromosome 4, partial sequence, the window CTGATcgaatgatttataaacaacTCTGCTCTTTAATGGTGATCATTGTAAATTCAAACTTGTGTATTGTTTGTACTAATTTGTTCTGATAGAAACTATTTTGGGTTAAATGGGAAACGGGTCAAAGCATAGGGGGCTAGTGTTGTAATTTAGTAGATTGGGGAGGAGTTTCAAATCTGAACGCTGAAGATAAATCACAAGGGAGGTGCTTCGTCCTCGAAGCTTTTAGAACTTAGCCAAGCAGCTGTTGTTTCTTAGTTGACTCCCTCTCCGACGAAAATGGTGTCCACGAGCAAGATCAAATCCGTTGATTTCTATAGGTTTATGTCTGTTactttgtgtatttttttccCAGATTTCTCCAGCTTCTTTCTCCTGTTATATAGATTTCGAATTTCATCGATCTAGGCATGTGACTTGGATTTGTAGTGGTAGTTTACTATGAATTTTACTTGGGGAGAATCAACATTTTGtggattttcttactcattaGTGATAGGGTTTAGTTGTGGACAAGCGATCCTGAAGTTGTAGGTTTTGCCTCTCGTGTATGTGCATTGTCATTGTCTTTTGATCTTAGTGATATTGAGCTGTTTAGATGCTATTTTCTGGGATTTAAGATGATCGTTAGTCACTTCGATTTCGGTATTGTTGCTAAGAGAGTTGCTTCAAAGTTCAATGGAATCTGAGATTTGTGATTGTGGACGATAATACAGTACttcaaatttcatatatattctttggAAACTCTGTGCCTACAGGAAAATCCCGAGGGATTTGACAGAGGCGTCTCTGTCTGGTGCTGGATTGTCCATTATAGCAGCCCTCTCTATGATATTTCTATTTGGAATGGTAAGTTTCACCAGCTCACTGGACTTGTCATTATGTGGATGATTTTGACCATTCTGTGCCGATTGTTCAAGTTTCATTTTGTCCTTAATTTATATTAACTGCTCCGTTTGTTACTATTAGGAAAAATGAATGTTGTTTTGACTTTGTAAGTTTCTTATTACAGGAGTTGAATAATTATTTGGCTGTCAGCACTTCCACATCGGTCATTGTTGACAGGAGCGCTGACGGAGACTTCTTGCgcttagattttaatataagGTACATTATactcaattttgtttctcaataCAAATGTcttatagttttaatatttttaacagaaTGTCATATGTGTGGCCTACTTAAAGTCATGCAAAGTTCAGCACCTGTCTGATTGCTAACCAGATACAGATTCTATTTTTTGACAGCTTCCCGTCACTTTCATGTGAATTCGCATCTGTGGATGTCAGTGATGTATTAGGAACTGTAAGTTTGGTTTCATCATAAGTTGAAGTCTCTATCTCTTTTCTGTTGCTCTTgaaaattctttgttttaaaagtatttaaaattttgtgaacaaagaaaaagtattttaataTCTGCTATGTACGTTCAAAAAGTTTGGACTGACAATATTTTCTTCAAGGGAAACCCGAAAATGTCAAATTGTGAAAGAGTCTATCGTATGTGTGGTTTGAAAATAGTGTTATTCTTTCAGAACATTGGTCCATTTGGTCACTCAAAATTTGCGGTTGTTCCTTCCCTCCTGATTTTgctaacttttgttttcagaaCAGGCTAAATGTAACAAAGACAATTCGGAAGTTTTCTATTGATTCGAATATGAGACCCACTGGTTCTGAGTTTCATGCCGGGGAAGTTTTATCACTCATTAATCATGGAGATGAAACTGGTGAAGAAATAGTTGAAGATTCGGTACCACTTACTGGACGCAACTTTGACACATTTACACATCAGTAAGGAGTTTAAGTCTGTATTGTGCATTTTGTAAGTATATGCAAATATACTAGGAATGTATTCCTAGTACGAACTTGTTTGCTTCTGGTGACAACATATGAAGCATACATTTTGCAGATTTCCAATCTTGGTTGTTAATTTCTATGCTCCGTGGTGCTATTGGTGTAATCTCCTGGTAACTCCttatcttctctcttcatctcctACAGTTTCTAGATGTCACTGCATATTTTCCATCCAGAATCATATTTTGCTGCCTGTTGGCAAGGGTTATATGACTCATATTAGCCTTCTTGCTTGAGGAAATTCTACATGTTTGGTGCCTTAGACTCGCTAATATTGCAATTTACAGTAACTTAGTCAATCTTTCCTGTAGTCGAAATATTTTCCTCATGGAAAGACTAGACTTATCTAAGGATCAACTTGATATTGAATATCAAACTTATGAAGTAGACTAGTATCTGGTGATATCATATGCACATTATAGTGATAATTTTGCTGATCTTTACGAGAAGACTCTAACTTTGGTCTCCATTGTCAGAAACCATCATGGGAGAAAGCAGCTAAACAGATAAAAGAGAGGTATGCCATTACACTCTCTCTAGAGAAAGAATATGTGATACTATTTCTCcttataacttttttgtttgtgtagaTATGATCCAGAAATGGACGGACGTGTTATTTTGGCAAAAGTTGACTGCACCCAAGAAGGTGATCTCTGTCGGAGGTATATCCTATCACATTTTATCTGGTTTCCCATCCTGACTGCTTAAGCTACGAAACCTAACTAATTTCCACTACAGTGCAAAAAGTAATATCCAAGAAGCTATAACTCCTTTTCCACCGAATATGTCATTTGAATTTGtgcaaaaaatttcaaatgaaACTGGGTCTTCAGGAATGTGGGATAATATGCCAGTAATGTATTGGTGACTATTTCAGGTGTCTTTAACTCATTTCTCTGTTAACTAAGGTCTAAGATGCATTTTCTACTCGTAACAAGAGGGAGGGATTCTCAGTTACTTTATAAGTTTGTATTGGCTTCGTCTAAACGATTTCtattttatgtaaaatacTACATGTACCTTTTCAAAAGATAGTTATGGTCAAACCAAAGAAGACATACCATACATAGGTTAACGACTTTCTTTAGGATTTCATTTCTATAGCATAATGCATTCTCTGGAAACTTATGCCAGCTTTAAGGTATAATTTATGCTCATAATTTCCTCTGCAAATAATATCCAGGAATCATATACAAGGGTATCCATCCATTCGCATTTTCCGCAAAGGCAGTGATCTTAAGTAAGAGAAAGTTTAATTGTTCATATTATGCATGACCATCATTTACTCATTCTCCTAAATTTATTTTCCCCACTTTTCTTTCCTCTGCTTAATTTTCTTGATAATAGGGATGACAATGCACACCACGACCATGAATCCTACTATGGAGATCGTGATACGGAAAGCTTAGTGAAGGTAGCTGTTGGTCTAAGtttcttttcaactttttttccgTGCCCCTTAGAAAAGTTAGACTAGAGTCGCTGTTTGCATCTCATTTGTAGCTTGTTTCTGAAAATGTTACCTTCTCCTATAGATGGTGGTGAGTCTGGTTGAACCAATTCATCTAGAGCCCCATAATCTAGCATTGGAGGACAAATCAGACAATTCATCGAGAACTCTAAAAAAGGCACCTTCTACAGGAGGATGTCGAGTTGAAGGATACATGCGTGTGAAGAAGGTATGATTGGGAAAACTACTACTGCTTTGTCTTCCTTTTAGACCACCCCTTAAACACTTTAATAGTTAATACTTTATGGTCTTTGCAGGTTCCAGGCAATTTAATGGTTTCAGCTCGCTCGGGATCTCATTCCTTTGATTCTTCTCAGATGAATATGTCACATGTTGTTAACCATCTATCCTTTGGGCGGAGGATTATGCCTCAGAAATTTTCGGAGTTTAAGCGCTTGTCACCTTATCTCGGCCTAAGCCACGACCGTTTAGACGGCCGGTCCTTCATAAACCAACGAGATCTCGGCCCAAACGTTACCGTAAGTTTGTATAACtcagaaatttttatttggatcaCCTGATATGCTTTATAGCATGATTTAAGGTGTTGTTTTCCATGGACAGATTGAGCATTATCTTCAAATAGTAAAGACTGAGGTAGTGAAAAGCAATGGACAGGCATTGGTTGAGGCGTATGAGTACACAGCACATAGCAGCGTTGCTCATAGTTACTATTTACCAGTGGCCAAGTTTCACTTTGAGCTCTCACCGATGCAGGTAGgcttaaacattttttgtttgctgcCTTTCTCACATGTGTTACACAGATTAGGGATGGTAAGATGGGTTGGAATTACACTCTgctcatctttctctttgtttgtttgcaggTTCTCATAACGGAAAACTCCAAGTCCTTCTCACATTTCATCACCAACGTATGCGCCATTATTGGTGGTGTCTTCACGGTTAGTAAAGAAGTTTGaagcctcttcttcttgtaacTATTCATTAATGTATTCCCATATGACTCGTATTTTTGCCTCTTTTCAGGTGGCCGGAATCTTGGATTCTATTCTCCATCACTCCATGACACTCATGAAAAAGATAGAACTTGGTAAAAACTTCTGAAGCTCCCTAAGGGTTTTATTTCGTTTTCCTCTGTAACGAGTCAGAAATTTTTGCCCTAGTTATACCAGACGTCACTTAAATAATTCggttatatatattcacaaaCTGTTATCCTTTTGAACATATATAAGTATTATCGATGTCTCTGAAGTCTTTGGGAGTTTTAGTAGAACAAATTGTTATCACTTAAATCAGGGGAATTTACTTCCAAATTCTCCAATACCAAAATACAGCTTCTTGTGAGTTGGTTCATACTGATGATGGAGAAATGTAATTTTTAGCCAACaaggtttcaactttcaacgTTTGAAACTAGATTTGAGCACAAATATAGCAATCAACTTTCCCCCATGGCTGCTTATAGCAATCATCGACGGAAGTCACAGCAGAACGGAGAGTCCTCTCGTTCCCTTTGGACAGAGTTGCATCCTCTACTAGAATTTTACTTAGGTAGAAGTAAGTATCCACAGTAAAGAATCTCCTTCTTGttacaattttcaattttgtgttCTCTTCAAGCTAATTATTAGTTTAGTTAGCTTAGCATGATTCAACTTTAGCCTTGGTATAGAATCATAACATAGAACCATATAAACGAAAATAAGACTAAgatcaaaagaacaaaaaactttgAGTTTTGCAAACAAGGTTTCAAACTTGAATAATGTCTGATAATTGAGCACATACTGATATTGATAGTTCCAAAAACACTAATTTCcgaatccaaaatcaaaaaagaaagacaacaGAATTGTAGATAATATTTGATCAGGCAGTGATCTCCTTCTTGAGTTTTGCAAGCTCTTGCCTGACAACACCAGCTTTCTGCAAACAGCAAAAAAACCCATTAACATTTCAGTTCTGACATGAATGAACACTACCACAGAATTTCAAACATCTAACAATTTAACACACTGACCTTGATCTTGGCCAACATGATCTTGAACCTATCAAAGTCGTTAAGGTTAGCCCTACGTTTCTGCACGATAAGCTTCCTACCCCATGAGCTTTTCTCCCACTTGTTCTTCACATCTGCAAGACTTTTCCAGTTAAGATTGAAACacttcaaaattcaaatatttacattACGCAGCACTCACCAGCCTTTTCCATTGCCTCGATCAAAGCCTTCTTCTTTGGCACACGGTTGATGTCAATGACAATATCGGTAAGAGACAACCTCTTGAAGTTCATCTGGATCCTCTCCATATCAGGGGCATCCACCAAAGCCTAAATGACGAGAACATAATAAGAACTCCATAAAAACAACTAGACAATATTCAGCTCAATATTCACCAAGGAAATGCAATAGGCTCCAATCAATGATGCAAACTGAGTTATAACTGTAAGCCAATTATGCAACCAAAGTCTCAAgctaaatcaaaattttccttAATCAAACAATTTACCGAAACATACACAGTAGCATTACGGAATCAAGCATTAAAACAGCTGAAACTCATCAATACATACATGATAAAGAGATGGAAATCTTCATAACCTAAGAATGAAATAAACTTACTCTGTTCTGGTCAACAACGTCGACGATAACGACGAGCTTTCCATGATCTTCTCCGTAGTTCACAAGTGCTACTCTCCCGATCTCAACGTACCTCTTGAAACCCTAAACAACCAATCAccagaaaatattaaatctaaCAACTTTGGACTCTAACCTATACACAAACGTAACTTGATTGAGAACGTCAAAAGCCtaatccccaaaaaaaaagatctagAAGAAAGAAATCCGAAATGTGCTATGAACATGAGCTAAATACAGGAGATAATCACGTAGAACACAGACGAACTAACCAAGGTATTAGCTCAATAAGAGAGTATATCTCACCATTTTCGCCGCCGGTAGATTGGAAGGTCTAAGCTCCGAGTGTAAATGTAGACGAGCGACAGCAGAGGAAAAAATCGATTAGGTTTTGCACTATATATAATCTTCATTCTAGGGTTTTGTGGTTTGGGCCTATCTttactaaataaatatcacaAAGGCCCAACATTAAACGCCCAATAtggtaaagagagaaaacggcgtcgttttatGTTGGATAtttttgggggaaaaaaaaaaaaagacacagTGTCTCTTTCATgtggaagaagataaattagAGAGAAGTGATGGAGAAACTCCGTTATTTGTGGAGGCAACAACTATTGTGTAATGAGACCAgctcatcaatcatcatctcCAGAAAAAAGGAATGATACAAGAAACTTAGTTGATAGATAGACGACAGGAAAATAATATACGCAGAaagaaacctaaaaaaaaaagtttctgtCTTTAGACTCCAATCCACTAAGCTCCAAGCTGGGTCCCCTTAAATTCTCAATCTTTTTCTCCCTAAATTTCCTttaatttcttcattgatCATTGCTCATTGATCGATCTTCTGAGTTTTGAGGGGACCCCGATCCAAAGTGTATCTCTTTCTGTTTTGCTCAgcatttggatttgatttcttttttttcccgGGAAAGTTTGATAGAGATGTGGGGAGGCGCAGGTGAGCCAGCAGATTCTTACTACCAAGTTCGTCCTGAGTGCACCGATGTCCCCAAGACCAGATTCAAAATCAAGGTTACTTCTTTCGatcccttcttcttcattttctccGATTTTTGCTTATTCTAGTTTTGCTTCTTCGTTGGGTCGTCTCTGTTTTATGATTACGAATACGATATGTGATTGCTGATTCGGTTCCAATTACATCCAGATTCTCTGGTTATCTATGTTTTCGAAAATGCATTGTCTCTGTTGTGAATTTGTTCCTGACATTGTAATGTTCATAAATCTGATTCCTTATGAGGAGATATTGATCTTAGGAGCTGTTCAGGGTctcatatatattcttgatCCCACTGGATCTTTTTCTCAGTAGCATCACATGAATGATTGTTTTAGTGAGATTGTCACTTTTTCCAGACATAAGCTTGAAAGGATTTTAACTTCTTGACTCCAGGGTCTTTAGGAAGATACATAAGATAGGAAGATAGGTTATGTGCTTGACTGGTACTAATTTGGAACTAGATTGAATAATTTTGAACCTTTACATTACAGGCCATAAAAGCCTATATCATTCCATGTCTTGTGGTCATAATGTATCATGAATAATTGCATCATGTTGAGGCCAGGAAGTTTTTGCTATGTTGCTGACAACACGGGTCATATTTATGATGTTTGTGCAGCCTGGTAAAACTCTAAGTGTAAGAAAATGGCAGGCTGTATTTGTACAAGAAGGGTCTCTCCATATTGGCAAGACTCTAAGACGCATCCGAAGAGGGGTATGTTTGTTTGGATAAGTCTTTGTAAAGACTGATTTATCCTTTCATTTGTTCTGTATCTTTGATAACTTATGTTACTTTAATATTCCTTTACAATCAATCTATAGGGAATCCATCCATCAATTAGAGGCGAAGTATGGGAATTCCTACTTGGTTGTTATGACCCAATGAGCACATTCGAAGAAAGAGAGCAAATTCGACAACGCAGAAGGTAGAATTTTGTCCTCATatcctatatatatgtatcgCATTTGGCATAATTACATGTTTCTTTCAGTTCATTCATAAACCATCGATTCAGTTTTGTGAATCCTACCGctaattctcttctttcagATTGCAGTATGCTTCTTGGAAGG includes:
- the PDIL5-4 gene encoding PDI-like 5-4 (PDI-like 5-4 (PDIL5-4); FUNCTIONS IN: protein disulfide isomerase activity; INVOLVED IN: cell redox homeostasis; EXPRESSED IN: 23 plant structures; EXPRESSED DURING: 14 growth stages; CONTAINS InterPro DOMAIN/s: Thioredoxin fold (InterPro:IPR012335), Thioredoxin-like (InterPro:IPR017936), Thioredoxin domain (InterPro:IPR013766), Thioredoxin-like fold (InterPro:IPR012336), Protein of unknown function DUF1692 (InterPro:IPR012936); BEST Arabidopsis thaliana protein match is: PDI-like 5-3 (TAIR:AT3G20560.1); Has 8388 Blast hits to 6097 proteins in 1074 species: Archae - 57; Bacteria - 1582; Metazoa - 3258; Fungi - 1123; Plants - 1038; Viruses - 5; Other Eukaryotes - 1325 (source: NCBI BLink).), which translates into the protein MVSTSKIKSVDFYRKIPRDLTEASLSGAGLSIIAALSMIFLFGMELNNYLAVSTSTSVIVDRSADGDFLRLDFNISFPSLSCEFASVDVSDVLGTNRLNVTKTIRKFSIDSNMRPTGSEFHAGEVLSLINHGDETGEEIVEDSVPLTGRNFDTFTHQFPILVVNFYAPWCYWCNLLKPSWEKAAKQIKERYDPEMDGRVILAKVDCTQEGDLCRRNHIQGYPSIRIFRKGSDLKDDNAHHDHESYYGDRDTESLVKMVVSLVEPIHLEPHNLALEDKSDNSSRTLKKAPSTGGCRVEGYMRVKKVPGNLMVSARSGSHSFDSSQMNMSHVVNHLSFGRRIMPQKFSEFKRLSPYLGLSHDRLDGRSFINQRDLGPNVTIEHYLQIVKTEVVKSNGQALVEAYEYTAHSSVAHSYYLPVAKFHFELSPMQVLITENSKSFSHFITNVCAIIGGVFTVAGILDSILHHSMTLMKKIELGKNF
- the PDIL5-4 gene encoding PDI-like 5-4 (PDI-like 5-4 (PDIL5-4); FUNCTIONS IN: protein disulfide isomerase activity; INVOLVED IN: cell redox homeostasis; EXPRESSED IN: 23 plant structures; EXPRESSED DURING: 14 growth stages; CONTAINS InterPro DOMAIN/s: Thioredoxin fold (InterPro:IPR012335), Thioredoxin-like (InterPro:IPR017936), Thioredoxin-like fold (InterPro:IPR012336), Thioredoxin domain (InterPro:IPR013766), Protein of unknown function DUF1692 (InterPro:IPR012936); BEST Arabidopsis thaliana protein match is: PDI-like 5-3 (TAIR:AT3G20560.1); Has 8490 Blast hits to 6181 proteins in 1071 species: Archae - 57; Bacteria - 1584; Metazoa - 3355; Fungi - 1092; Plants - 1073; Viruses - 5; Other Eukaryotes - 1324 (source: NCBI BLink).), coding for MVSTSKIKSVDFYSDPEVVGFASRVCALSLSFDLSDIELFRCYFLGFKMIVSHFDFGIVAKRVASKKIPRDLTEASLSGAGLSIIAALSMIFLFGMELNNYLAVSTSTSVIVDRSADGDFLRLDFNISFPSLSCEFASVDVSDVLGTNRLNVTKTIRKFSIDSNMRPTGSEFHAGEVLSLINHGDETGEEIVEDSVPLTGRNFDTFTHQFPILVVNFYAPWCYWCNLLKPSWEKAAKQIKERYDPEMDGRVILAKVDCTQEGDLCRRNHIQGYPSIRIFRKGSDLKDDNAHHDHESYYGDRDTESLVKMVVSLVEPIHLEPHNLALEDKSDNSSRTLKKAPSTGGCRVEGYMRVKKVPGNLMVSARSGSHSFDSSQMNMSHVVNHLSFGRRIMPQKFSEFKRLSPYLGLSHDRLDGRSFINQRDLGPNVTIEHYLQIVKTEVVKSNGQALVEAYEYTAHSSVAHSYYLPVAKFHFELSPMQVLITENSKSFSHFITNVCAIIGGVFTVAGILDSILHHSMTLMKKIELGKNF
- a CDS encoding Ribosomal protein L14 (Ribosomal protein L14; FUNCTIONS IN: structural constituent of ribosome; INVOLVED IN: translation, ribosome biogenesis; LOCATED IN: in 8 components; EXPRESSED IN: 24 plant structures; EXPRESSED DURING: 13 growth stages; CONTAINS InterPro DOMAIN/s: Ribosomal protein L14 (InterPro:IPR002784); BEST Arabidopsis thaliana protein match is: Ribosomal protein L14 (TAIR:AT2G20450.1); Has 1807 Blast hits to 1807 proteins in 277 species: Archae - 0; Bacteria - 0; Metazoa - 736; Fungi - 347; Plants - 385; Viruses - 0; Other Eukaryotes - 339 (source: NCBI BLink).), coding for MGFKRYVEIGRVALVNYGEDHGKLVVIVDVVDQNRALVDAPDMERIQMNFKRLSLTDIVIDINRVPKKKALIEAMEKADVKNKWEKSSWGRKLIVQKRRANLNDFDRFKIMLAKIKKAGVVRQELAKLKKEITA